The Capsicum annuum cultivar UCD-10X-F1 unplaced genomic scaffold, UCD10Xv1.1 ctg78656, whole genome shotgun sequence genome contains a region encoding:
- the LOC124894956 gene encoding cyclase-associated protein 1-like, with protein sequence MEEKLVQRLESAVARLEALSATGFRSGGSVVAGGDGTAVLDPSIIAFDDLRSQFLSKVLSAAEKIGGQVLDVSKIVEEAFEAQRELLIKIKETKKPDNSGLVEFLKPLNDVIVKATKMTEGRRSDFFNHLKSAVDSLSALAWIAYIGKDCGMSMPIAFVEESWQMAEFYNNKVIRSFSSSDSPPNCSLCWLKESFTCIYRTWTKLGGEGTLVLLSPNFWHGVVVFRCFPFFMD encoded by the exons ATGGAGGAGAAATTGGTACAGCGATTGGAATCGGCGGTGGCGCGGCTGGAGGCGTTATCAGCCACCGGCTTCCGTTCCGGCGGTTCCGTCGTGGCAGGTGGCGATGGTACGGCGGTTTTAGATCCGTCGATTATTGCATTTGACGATCTACGGTCGCAGTTTCTTTCGAAGGTTTTGAGTGCTGCAGAGAAGATCGGAGGACAAGTTTTGGATGTTAGTAAGATTGTTGAGGAGGCTTTTGAAGCTCAGAGAGAACTTCTCATTAAAATCAAGGAGACTAAG AAACCAGACAACTCAGGTTTGGTTGAATTTCTCAAACCATTGAATGATGTGATCGTGAAAGCTACAAAAATGACTGAAGGACGCCGGTCTGATTTCTTCAACCACCTGAAATCTGCTGTTGATAGTCTATCGGCTCTAGCATGGATTGCCTACATTGGAAAAGACTGCG gaATGAGCATGCCTATTGCATTCGTGGAAGAAAGTTGGCAGATGGCTGAATTTTATAATAACAAGGTAATTAGATCttttagcagttcagattctcctCCCAATTGCTCTCTCTGTTGGTTGAAGGAATCTTTCACATGTATTTACAGAACCTGGACAAAATTAGGTGGAGAAGGGACTCTAGTTTTGTTATCCCCTAATTTTTGGCACGGTGTGGTGGTTTTTCGttgtttccctttcttcatgGATTGA